A region of the Zootoca vivipara chromosome 3, rZooViv1.1, whole genome shotgun sequence genome:
gcttttgcgggggaggattgcccagagttgttgagctttttgagggggagggggttgccaAAAAACGCTCACCCAACTCAACAATGAAAAACAATTGAAAGCAACACAAGAGCcaccaatcgcccgcccaattgaCGCAGGGGCAGCCAATTGTTAAGAGTCCTTGACACTCCCCCAGAAATCAATCGCCCAATAgctgctgacaatctcctgcttgcaGCTGCAACCAATCCCCCCTGTGATAAGACAACCCCAAATTTTTAACCtaatttattaataaaaaatccTCGTTTCATTCACAGAAAAATACGGCAAGCACCTCCAATGTGTTCTTGTATGCAATCTATGCATTTAACCACTTCAAAAATAATGGTGCACTGCATGTATATGCAAGTGAATTCTTCACTGATAATaattgaagctgccttatatctaACGAGGAACTACTATGGGGGTTTTACAGAAAGCTTTGAATTCCATGGGTGACTAGCTTGTCCAACAAACACCAAAGCATGCCTTAGATTAACTAAAATCTGTAAGCACATAATACTGAAACACAAAATTTGTATCTGTGCCTTGCCTATGGCATCCTAGCCAAAAGATAACGCCTCTCATCAACACCACCCCTGCATCTAGTACAAAATCAAAGTTACATGATTGTCATAGCTTCAATCTGGACATTAAAAAATTTATCTTCCAGTATGAACTTTAGAAATTACTGGCCCTAAAGACAATGACAGCAAGGAGCCTTCCGACACAAAGCATGGATTTAGCTGTAACAGTTTACAGGTCAAGTGTTTGGCTTCAGCTGCAATCAAGGATGGTCCCCGATGCTTCTTTGGTCCAGAAAAAAGTACATACACAGCTAATTGCACTATAGTCCATCAGCCTCCACCTGGTTTTTACGTTGCCTTAGAGAGCTTTGCTCCACTTTGTCAAATGCATGGTGATCAGAGTCATTTTCAGTCTCAGATCCTTCAACTGCAGAGTCCTCTGAAGAGTTTCCTTGAGactcatcttcctcctcttctccatcaGACAAACCTTTTTCTGCAACTGGTTCTTCGGCTATGTGCTCTACTgtctcctgctgctcctctgtTTTATCATCACTGCAGTCCACCAAGTCTGTTGGCAGGAAGaattgagagagaaaaaactgaTATACATTACGTTAAAGTTGCTGTTAAACTTAAAATCTTCAACAGCCTCCATCTGGTGGCTCTCCTATATTCTGTCATTCTTCTTATGCTTGCTGTGAAGAAGCAGACCACACGTGCCATGGGATTACATGTTAACTGCATCACCTTGCAACTTGGCATTACCTAAAAGGGCCAGACCACTACCCTCCTAATATCTCTCCCACACGCAGATACACATTCACACGCTCAATGCAAGTTATTCATCCTCCTTTGCGAGTGGAAATGCTTTAAGTTTCCGATTTTGCCTGTTCCTCTTCTACCAGCCATCCAGTATTTCCCGCCATTTGAAAATAAGGCTGCAGTCTTCAGCAAACCTATTTGGTAATACAATTCCTTTGGTATCATTCTTTATGGATCACAGTTGGCATTACAATAATGTCTTTCTTTAATGCAGACTATTAATGTGCCACAGATCATTGCCCAAGCAAACTATTTACCTTCAACTCCACTTAATTTTTAGAAATGCACACACTTCTTCATACTTGGTTAGGAAGAAGCATTACACATTTCCAGTGTCACCAGCCCAATAGCTGCTCTCATGCTGCTTACAGTACTTGAAAAAACATCACACCCATCTATTTCCAATTTGGAAAAGGACTCATCTCTTCACAGGCCCAATATCACTTGCTTAATATAATTAACTGGCAATCCACAATTCAAGTACTATTCAAACTTTCATATAAAAAACTGGCCGTGTCAGCTCCTTTAACACTTTTATACAGAAATCTGATAACATGTCTAGTTTCAAACCACTTTACAGGAACAGCTGAAAACATTACATTTTAAGTTATCTACCTTTCATTAATGATGCAGTTTGCCTCGCAAAATTGTACACTgagcttagtttttttttattacatactTACCAGAATATTCCACTTCGGACTTAGGTGGGAAAATGCAGTCTATAAGTAAAACCAGTAtctgaaggaaaggggaaagtatTACAAAGGCAATCCACAAGCTCTCCAACCAGAACCGGGTTTCTTCACATTTGAATGCTATTCTTTAAGTTGTTGGGGTTTTACCATTCACCTGTATCTCAGCGCTACATATCCACATAAGTGCAATGGCTGTGTTTTTAGCTcacttgtaattttattttattcagctgCTGGGGAAAACCATGAACACAATTGACAATTATGCACATTATACTGTGCTGTTGCTTGTCCTTATGAGCAtgacattttcaactgcatacagATTGGCATGCTCTGTTTGAACAAGCTTCCATCAAATTGCCAGTGTTACAAGAATGAGCCATGATGAGCCTTAGGCTCAAATGCCCTCCACCCTTTTGCATGCAACGGGAGGCGATCTAAAGCGTTCCCCTTAAATTGTTCCCTTCTTTGCTGGGTTTTAACATCTCCAGGTGCATCAGCAAAAATTAGATTCCAACCAAGCTTAGCCAAATCCccacatattaaaaatgcaaaagatcTACTAATTTTAGCCTTCATGCACCTTacttctgcagcagcagaagaacaTTAACATTTGTGAAAGCATTTTATGGTATCCTCTAGAGAGGAAAAGTGGGGTTTTTACAGGAATGAAGCAACATAACATTAAATCAGGTACGTATGACAAGGACCACAGGAAATAAGGAGAAATGATTCATAGTAAGTGGAATGACTTATTCTAATGTGCAACTCACAAATCAATTCCTGCAGACTACTCACACAGTTGAGAACCCGGAGGAGTTCAGGGGTCTAAATTGTGTAGAAAAAGTTTCCACAGGCAGAGTAGGCTGTCTCCTTCCAACTTCGCCCTCAACCTCATGGAAGATGGCAGGCAAAggtaaagtaaaaaggtaaaggaccccaggatggttaggtctagcccaggcttcctcaacctcagccctccagatgtttttggcctacaactcccatgatccctagctagaaggaccagtggtcagggatgatgggaattgtagtctcaaaacatctggagggccgaggttgaagaagcctggtctagccaaaggtgactatggggttgtggcgctcgtctcgctttcaggccgagggagccagcgtttgcccattgacagctttccgggtcatgtggccagcatgactaaaccgcttctggtgcaacgggacaccgtgatggaaaccagagcgcatggaaatgccgtttaccttcccgctgcagtggtacctatttatctactttcaatggcatgctttcgaactgctaggttggcaggagctgggacagagcaacgggaactcaccccattgcggggattcgaaccgctgagcttctgatcggcaagcccaagaggttcagtggtctagaccacagcgccacccacgtccctgataAGATGGCAGGCAGAGCAATGCAGAGAATATGGCCCTCAGTGTGTTTGTCCCTTGCTCGTGTGTagcatttagagcaggggtccccagaattacccgcctttgggccggtggccgccgcgccgatcgcacggtgggccagagggcgggggagtgtgcgcgcagtgggccggagggtgggggagtgcgcgccagtgcgcatgcgcaaacccatttactggcgcggtggcgcgcttccaggccggaaaaatcgccgaaaattgtttgtgcgcatgcgtatgggcctcccccgacccagaagtgcaccggaaatgacctcttctgggtcgggagaggcccatacgcatgcgcagaaacgattttcggcgatttttttcagatctggaagcgcgccgtcgcgcagcgcgccgcaagagcgggtggcaggggtcgtcgcgggccggattgggaggccaattggacTGCAGCTGTCCcgcaggccgtagtctggggacccctgatttaagagGCAAGCATCTGACTGGCATCAAGAGCAAACTGCCCTAGGGAGTTTCTAAGTAGGCATGTGGCAGTACGGTCAATCCTAGTGGGGCACCAATCAGCTCTTCAGCACTGTCAGCTAGCCCTACTCGCCAAGGGACAATGAGGAGTGCACACTCCTTActgttcctttgcagccacatCTTTCGTTGCCCCACCCAATGTCACATATGACTTCAGGTGTGGGACAGATCGGCCTGGCTtaggggaaatggcctcatgggccaaactgACCCCCGCTGTACCCAACTTGGTCTGCAGGCTGGAGGGTCCCCAATGAACACAGGATTCATTTGTTAGATGTCAATTTAAGGTGTTCTAGCCTGGAGTTTCCCCATTTTGTTTCAGGGACAGCACATGGGAAAAGTGCGTCAAAACTGTCTCAAGCCTGTATCTGTGCTTGTTCTTCTGGCATTTCTTGTGACATGGAATCAGCCTCTCTCTTACTCCCCTAATGAACTGAGGatcttttcttcctctctagTAAAGTGTCAGTATTCTAGACCTCATGTATCTTCCACAATTCTTATTAGAATGGTAGGACGGAAGGTGAACCTTAACACTGAAAAATCACAAATGGCTAAGCCCACTACAAACTTCCAGGGTGATGTGACTGCTTTAGAGATGCTATATTATCTACAGTAAAGACTGTTTACAATTCtgtttaataatatatatatatataaatcttacCAAGCCCAGGATTAGACCAATCAATAAAGTGGCCAATATGAAGACTGCATAAGAACCCCAAATGTGGATTCCAAGAGTGACTGTTAAGTAGTTGTGCATTTGCTATAAAAGGAGACAAACAAACAGcttaaaataaaagtggaatttTAGTACCGGACATGACATTCAGAAAAATCAATTGATCATCTTTAATACAAATTGGGACTCAGATTATATGCAAAtctattcttttttcttctgggTCTTCAGTCTTTGTCTCCCTAACTAGGCTTTTTGATATTTTTAAGTAATCCCTGAGGACCTcatcccccccttcaaaaaatcATCATTAACAATTAATATCAATCAATATCAAGCTGCCCATCTCCATCCTAAGAAACGATCTGAAGTAGCAATTCATGTGGTTATAGAACACATTTGTAGAATTCCACATTCCCTCTAACTTAAAGCAGATTAAATGGTCAAAAATGCTATCTCACAGACACCAGGAAACAGAATAGTATCAATACAGCTGATGTTGGTATTCATCATCTCACTCAATATACAAATGTGCAGCTTATAGATAAAATGCTTCCTTACACCTCACCTGTTGTACTATGGTCCAACCGTTCAACACCAACTGGAAAACAAGCTGATCTAAACCCTGATTTTGCATGCAAGCGCTATCACAGTTACAATTTGCCAGAAAATTAATCTGACCGTAGGCAGGCCAGAATGATGTCATGATAGATTTCTCTGGATGACCACCACCTCAGAAAGCAGTGACAAGCTCTGCacttattataattataatttcatGCCATGCAATTTTGCCTGCAGGACTATCTAAAAATGTCACATGGTTTACATTCCACAGATAAGAATATAAACCATACATATTTATTGATATTTCCCATATTACGTTTTGGACAGATGGCAAGACTTCTTTCACAAGAACAGCTATCACAAGCAAGTCATCTGAACAAGCTTTTctgtttgccggggggggggggaattatgacCATGTTTTCCGTTACAACTTTAATAGTACAAAGAATTCAAAATTTAAACtccaggaggcaggaggcagtagaagacaggagtgcctggcgtgctctggttcatgaaatagtcagacacgactaaacaacaacagcaacatgcaGCAAAACACGCATTGTGTGTAGAAGTACAGTTAGCAGGTCTAGCAAAACCATGCAGTCCCAGGACGGTTCACATTAGCAGACAACCTGTGTGAAACCTACTTGTGTAACAAGACTTCCCTTGATTCTCCCAAATCTGTGGAGGGGTTACAAGGGCAGGGCTAGAAGGAGAGGACAGGAgaggaaaggaattttttttcgaCTCGTGGATTGATATAACTGGCTATCACCCACATTTttaacttaccgtatttttccgtgtatagcacgcccccatgtataagacgccccctatttttggagactcaaaatttaaaaaaaatgggggagattgccccgtgtataagactacccccccctttctaaacaattttttaaatttaaataaacccatacacggaaaagtatggtaaataATAAACCCTAAGCTACTCTATCTAGAGGGACAGCTGCTGTGTTACTGGTAATTTGCATggtttgttttctattttttgcATCAttgtcatcaacaacaacatcaacaccCCAGTCTTCCTTTCTCAGAGTGCaacatgataaaataaaatacagcaataatatttttttaaaaatatagcaacTCAACTAACAGCTAAAACAGCAAAAGATAAACAACAGTCTCTGCAGTAAACTCTTGTCTACATTATCTACCAAGAGGCTGGAAAAACAGGCATGCCTTTCATTGCCACCTAAAACCTAACTATGTCAGAACTAGCCACATCTCCCCGTGATTGTTTCTTACAGCACTGTTAGCCTCCCTGGGAACATAAAACTTACACTGAAGGTCACGATATaaattatgaaaataaataaatgccgtTTGGTAAAAAAATAAAGCCAGCTACAAACTAGTTAATGTCACTGCACACTGTAATTATCAGAGTGGAAGTGGtacttgtgttttgtgttttgtttttaaaaagcctcttgCAGCATATTCTGCTGACTAGAATTTAAGCATGCAATATGGTAAATAAGAGTCCTTTCCAAGGGTTTGCTTCTGATAGCCTCATAAATTTCCCATTTCAACAGCTACTGTTCAATTACTAGAGTACAGAAGTTCTGAGATGATAACCCATCTGAGATGATAACCCATCTCAGTTTTGAAATTTACTGTATAGCTGAAATAAAGTAAATTAGCCAACACCGTATGAACTGAGTTCTGAAAAGTACAAAGGCTTCTCCATGGGATACAGAGCTAACCTCACATTTCATTAGCATTAAGTATGGGGTTATATACCATTAGGTTCATTACAATGCCATTGGCAAGCTTCTTAAGATATAGAATTAATTGGGGAACATTCACTCACCCTGATCCATGCCGATAAATGGAAGAGTCCTGCCATTCCATGCATCCTAATAAAGAATAACCATCTGGTTTTACCATTGTCAATGGATAAAGCACGACAAATTAAGTATTCTTGCATGTTCTATGTCACATATTGAATAATTTCACATCCTTGATCTGCACTAATCTTCGACCACCTACACCATAATTTAACAGTGTAGTAGGGGATAATGAAATAAATTATGTGTTTTGATCATTATAAGAGATAGGCAATGTGCTCTGAAGACTAGAACAAGTCATTTGACTGTATGTAATAGTTCACAGATCACTGCAGAAGATTCTTACCTTCCTATGACAGTTTCTGCGtgtaaaactttaatttgaaaaaccaaatgaataaatttattaaaaataatattaatacacTTAGTTGCTACAAGCATGTGGCGAACAGCAAGTGAACGTTCCAATCACTCATTCCATGACATCTAGAACAATTACCTCTTTTCTGATGTCACAAGTGCAGCAGATTCCCTACCAGTGAGTGGTAGCCAATGATATGGGCTGGGAAAAGGCACACCACAGAAAGTTATCCTAAATGTTAAGAATAATTAAAGCTATTTTTcaactcccctcacccccacAAAAATAGATAAAGATCCAATTTCAAGAAGACAATATATTGTAACACAATTACATAATAGATGAGGGGGACTTCCATCCAGCCACAGGTTCTACAGCTTCCCATTTTCTCTCCAGGATATAGGCTTCTAAATCCTCCAGCGTCCTCAAGCCACGGTATCTTCGAAACACTCCATCCTTTgcactgaaaacaaaaacaggtaATAGTATAATTATGGCGCCGGACCTAAAACCACAACACACAGCAGGAACTATTGTACCCCACTTCCACACATGGAAATGAATCTCACTGCAGTCAATTAAAGGCAAACAACCACACCCTGGGGCCCCCTCTCATTGCCTACGTAAACCAACAAATGTACAGAAGAGTACCTACCGAAATGATGCTGACATAAAATCCTCACACGTAGACCAAGTtggaaaaacgggggggggggaagggggggaaatagtgtGCAGGTTTATCACCCACTCTCTCCCCCTACCTCTGGATATCATATTTTCTTACATTGAAAGTAACCAAAAGACTGTATCTGATCAAAAGAAGAGACACTGCATGTTCTTTTGTAGttcaacttaagttgacagaatatgcacaacttgcagacttaacagaataagaagattgggaaacgtttattgaatgtatggaaaataaatgtgtgcatctgaaaacactggcagcattaagataagatCAACAgggtaaataatttttgatggatgtaataacggAAAACCAGTTGGTGTAGTTTTTTGTAAAATAGGCAGGGATATAAGATATGCAAAATGAGCCAtagaaagagaagaggggaagtctttgatatcttaaggatgtaaaacgTTTATCTGAAACTGTATAAcagaaaattttaataaaaatcatatttaGGAAGAATCATTTGTGGTCCCCCTTCCTCACTGTAGCACAGTGAATTCAGTGTTGTCTCATCTTCACTTGGTTACTTTGCTTAAAGAGATTGCTGTTTCATCTGTGCCAGGAACTGCAGAGAGAACAGTGCACCTTTGAACCTGAAAAACCTTTAATTCCAACACACCCAGATCCTCAGCTATACTTCCACCAAGGAAAGATAGTTGTTAAAttctctagaacagtgtttcccaaccagtgtgcctccagatgttttgggactacaactcccatcattcctgaccactggtcttgctagctagggatgatgggagttgtagtcccaaaacatctggaggcacactggtagggaaacactgctctagaacacCAACAGTTACAGAGCGGTATATGGCCCACGTTTTTCCATTACTTCTGAATTGTTCTGCTTATTCTCACAACATCCCAACCCCCCAAAATCGACACAGACAGATACTGTCTTCCAATAGCAAACAGTTGTCATTTTCAGACAAATGAAATGATACTTACTGGTAAATAGTGGGGAGTGTCGTAACAAAAAAACGACCGCTTACGCCTAAGGAagtaaaaaaagtattttgagTAGTTTCCCCAAGGACATTATTTTGCTTTCCTAAACACAGTCGTATAACAAACCAAATTAATACTGTCACTTTACGCTGTGTATGAAACTGGTCCCCAAAACTAGTTGTCCATTTCGGTTTCCCGCCTGCTGGTGATTGAGCATAACTAAAAATCTACTGTTTAgtagtcgtacctcggaagttgaacagaatccgttccggaagtccgtttgacttccaaagcacggcttctgattggctgcaggaagctcctgcagccaattgggagCCCCGTCAgaggttcggcttccaaaagaacattaaaaaaaccagaacgctcacttccagttttcggtTGTTCAGGAGCCAGAACAATCGACTCCCAAGAcattcgggagccgaggtttgactgtagctaTGACAATCCTGTATCGTAAGTGTCTAGTGTTTTACCAATTTtttgtgctgtaagccgcccagagtggttggggaaaccctgccagatgggcagggtataaataataataataataataataataataataataataataataataataataccagtagTACTGACAGCTACCAACAACTCCTCCGGCACTATTGTAGCCACACCTTCTCCCAGCTGCTTTCGTCTACAATGAAGGATTTTAACCATGATACATTTTACAGCAGCCTGTGGCCCAAAAAATGCTAGGCCAGTAAAGAGACTCCTTCCAGAGAACAAGCAGTGTGGGAGCAAATGGTGGAACCAATGTTCATTTTGTTGTCAGGAACACTGATTACGTAACTAAGTAACTTTTCAGCTGTAGTGAAACTTAAGCTGCAATCGTATATGCATGCTTAAAGGCAAGGAAGTCCCACTGTACTCAATGGGGCTCGCTTCTGAGTAGACGCACAAAGGATTGCGCCGTTAAGTTCACAATCTGGCAGCAAGGATGTGGTAAATTAAGTATGTCTATATTTACAGGAGCAGAGTGCTGCTTAGGTTCAGGGTGGGTTTAATTTAAATCAAAtgaatttaaatcacgatttaaatcattttctttacagaaagactcattcttgctagtATAATCTTaatacaaccagatgaaggtttcatggaaaattttcagagtagttttacaaatttggttatactattagaaatacattgacagataataatgaaattattgtgaggcttaataagttaactgtttatatttggacaacttttctgctgtactttattagaaggagaaaaataatcatttccttaataacaatttaaacaatttatttaactaaaacaataacattatagcacatgtacccatgtttgttaactgatgtggttaattttttaaaaaaaatataactagactgagttttagcacacataaaaaacttaaaacaaatccttatttcctgatgaatagcctttagactataatgcaacttaaatagaaaactatctttagaaagattttccccccaaaagcattttattttaaaaatccaatttaaattaaaaaatctgatttgatttttttaaaaaaataaatcattgctttttatccaccctgattagGTTAGAGTCAATCAGCATATGATAGATTTGTATGGGCCGACTTAAAGCAGGCCACACATTGCTATTAAACTGAGCGGCAGCAATTGCCTTCCAAAAGAACGCAGGAACTACAGCTGCAGCTACTGCACACCTGGCTTTAGCTCTACAACAAACGGAACAACAAATCTCATAAACAAAGGGAACAAAAAACTAATAGCCGTTAGTGACATGCAGTGGTGGAATGCCTGAAAATGTTAATCACCATCATCCAGGGAAGAGCAACAAGTGAAGTTGGAGCATGAATAACCAACCACTGAATTAAATGCAAAGATGTTATCAGTATGTGTTTTTGTGAGTTACCTGCAGCGGCATGTATGATTAaggaaaagacacacacaccaagcaagaACTTTTGCTAATCAAAAActcttttagtttcttctcttGAAATTCATACTGATATTTTTGCCCAAGCCCCAAAAACCTCGCTTACAATTAGGTGACAACGCCTGCTCTTCAGATTCAATTATTTCCTCATTTTAATGGATAATTTTTTAGATGTCCTCCAGCAAAACCCTGAACATCCTCTAGTTAGCATACATAAAAGCACTGCTAACTTTAAGTGAGCAGATGAGCAGTAGCACAACTCAGGTCAAGGGTAGAAAATTAACATATAGAGGTTCCCAGACCTCTTGCCATCTGGGGCAAACTGAATGCATCAAAGAACACCATGTACCAGCTCGTCCAGCCAAACGCTCAAGTTAACTTGTAGTTAAGTTATCATATTCCCACAATAGCAGCAATGTTCCAGTACAGACTTAAAATATGCCTAGTTAACAATGCATGCCGTAGTACAGAGTTGGGGACCTGGCTGCTTCCCCCAACCGCAGTTGGACAGTTGGGATGGgggcctgcccacctgtcaatcatctgacactGCTTTGATGCCAGATGACCAGTTTGTCCTTTGCAATATGGCTGCAAAAGAAAACCCAACTCAAGAA
Encoded here:
- the TMX4 gene encoding thioredoxin-related transmembrane protein 4, translating into MAAAALPQSLGSRRSRSGWDGTTGRRAAAAAAPALVALAAAVAAVASASQDPGAAERPLRELSGSNWSLLLQGQWMVQFYAPWCPACQEMESAWEAFAENSKDHELSVGKVDVTQEPGVSGRFFVTTLPTIYHAKDGVFRRYRGLRTLEDLEAYILERKWEAVEPVAGWKSPSSIMMHGMAGLFHLSAWIRQMHNYLTVTLGIHIWGSYAVFILATLLIGLILGLILVLLIDCIFPPKSEVEYSDLVDCSDDKTEEQQETVEHIAEEPVAEKGLSDGEEEEDESQGNSSEDSAVEGSETENDSDHHAFDKVEQSSLRQRKNQVEADGL